The following proteins come from a genomic window of Bacillota bacterium:
- a CDS encoding FMN-binding protein, translated as LVDVTVSGGKVTAIDVVEHSDTGFIAEPTFAELIPQIVESQSLVDVKSGATMTSKGLLGAVSAAVSGKEAQ; from the coding sequence TTTAGTAGATGTGACTGTAAGCGGCGGCAAAGTTACCGCAATCGATGTAGTAGAGCATTCGGATACCGGTTTCATTGCTGAGCCTACCTTTGCAGAGCTGATTCCTCAGATTGTTGAGAGTCAGAGCTTGGTAGACGTTAAATCGGGAGCAACTATGACCAGTAAGGGCTTGCTTGGAGCTGTATCAGCGGCAGTCAGTGGAAAGGAGGCACAATAA